The proteins below come from a single Gimesia chilikensis genomic window:
- the gcvT gene encoding glycine cleavage system aminomethyltransferase GcvT has product MSESLLTTACHQWHVDHGGRMVDFAGWEMPLLYTNITDEHHAVRQAAGLFDIAHMGRLFFSGPDACRFLDHLLTNNVESLKPGQIRYSLVTNASGGILDDVLVYRFSDFYLLVVNASNRLKIVDWIEQRREGFDVQIDDMTCEKFMLALQGPASLGILNPLAEAELSEIKYYYGVETKVLGVDALVSRTGYTGEDGFEVVVDQAEGLALWERLMADGQSAGLVPAGLGCRDTLRLEAAMPLYGHELDEETDPFTAGLNFAVKLQAADFVGKEALIAAKAREDRKVRIGFTLEGKRAAREGAELYDGDQKVGVVTSGSFSPTLDLPLGMAYVEAAYAEPGQVLEADIRGKRFPVKVTALPFYKRDT; this is encoded by the coding sequence GTGTCTGAATCTTTACTCACTACTGCCTGCCACCAGTGGCACGTTGATCATGGCGGCCGAATGGTCGATTTCGCCGGCTGGGAAATGCCTCTGCTGTATACGAATATCACCGATGAGCATCACGCGGTACGCCAGGCGGCAGGTTTGTTTGACATCGCCCACATGGGGCGGCTCTTTTTCAGTGGTCCGGATGCATGCCGCTTCCTGGATCATCTGCTGACGAATAACGTCGAATCACTAAAGCCGGGACAGATCCGCTACTCGCTGGTGACCAATGCATCCGGGGGGATACTGGATGACGTACTGGTCTATCGATTTTCCGATTTCTATCTGCTGGTTGTGAATGCATCCAATCGTCTGAAAATCGTCGACTGGATCGAACAGCGGCGGGAAGGCTTCGATGTGCAGATCGATGACATGACCTGCGAGAAGTTCATGCTGGCCCTGCAGGGACCTGCTTCGCTGGGAATTCTGAATCCACTGGCTGAGGCGGAGCTGAGCGAAATCAAATATTATTACGGCGTGGAAACCAAAGTGCTGGGCGTGGATGCTCTCGTGAGTCGGACCGGATATACCGGGGAAGACGGCTTCGAGGTCGTTGTTGATCAGGCTGAAGGTCTGGCACTCTGGGAACGACTGATGGCCGACGGTCAGAGTGCAGGACTGGTTCCTGCGGGGCTGGGATGCCGCGATACGCTCCGTCTGGAGGCCGCTATGCCCCTGTATGGGCACGAACTGGACGAAGAGACCGATCCCTTTACAGCGGGCCTCAACTTCGCTGTGAAGCTGCAGGCGGCTGATTTCGTAGGTAAAGAGGCATTGATCGCCGCCAAGGCTCGTGAAGATCGTAAGGTACGCATTGGTTTCACCCTGGAAGGGAAACGGGCGGCACGCGAAGGTGCAGAGCTGTACGATGGCGATCAGAAGGTGGGCGTCGTGACGTCTGGGTCCTTCTCACCGACGCTGGATCTGCCACTCGGCATGGCTTATGTCGAAGCCGCGTATGCAGAACCAGGACAGGTGCTGGAAGCGGATATCCGCGGTAAGCGATTTCCGGTAAAAGTGACCGCACTGCCGTTCTACAAGCGCGACACTTAG
- a CDS encoding succinate dehydrogenase/fumarate reductase iron-sulfur subunit, which translates to MSETLDLTLRIWRQPGPDAVGRYVDYKLTDISTHMSFLEMLDVLNEQLLQQGEEMVAFDHDCREGICGMCSLMINGQAHGPDSGTTTCQLHMRRFKNGDTIVIEPWRSQAFPVIRDLVVDRSAFDRIIEKGGFISVNTGNAPDANNIPVPLPVQETAMDAAACIGCGACVAACKNASAMLFVSAKVSHLSTLPQGAPERASRVQNMVAQMDEEGFGNCTNTEECSAACPAEISVSNIARLNREYLRAKLCAKD; encoded by the coding sequence ATGAGCGAGACTCTGGATCTGACGCTCAGAATCTGGCGCCAGCCTGGCCCCGATGCCGTCGGGCGTTATGTCGATTACAAACTTACCGACATCTCCACGCATATGTCCTTCCTGGAAATGCTGGACGTGTTGAATGAGCAACTGCTGCAGCAGGGCGAAGAGATGGTTGCCTTTGACCATGACTGTCGTGAAGGGATCTGCGGGATGTGCAGCCTGATGATCAACGGGCAGGCACATGGTCCGGATTCAGGCACAACCACCTGTCAGCTGCATATGCGGCGGTTCAAGAATGGCGACACGATCGTGATTGAGCCCTGGCGGTCGCAGGCATTTCCTGTGATTCGCGACCTGGTCGTCGATCGCAGTGCTTTTGACCGGATCATCGAGAAGGGGGGCTTTATCTCGGTCAATACCGGGAATGCTCCCGATGCGAACAATATTCCCGTTCCTCTGCCGGTCCAGGAGACAGCCATGGATGCCGCAGCCTGTATTGGCTGTGGTGCCTGTGTGGCCGCCTGTAAGAATGCTTCAGCCATGCTGTTTGTTTCTGCGAAGGTGTCACATCTGTCGACACTGCCTCAGGGGGCTCCCGAGCGTGCGAGCCGTGTGCAGAACATGGTCGCCCAGATGGACGAAGAAGGCTTTGGAAACTGTACGAATACGGAAGAGTGTTCGGCTGCATGTCCCGCAGAGATTTCGGTTTCCAACATTGCCCGTCTGAACCGCGAATACCTGCGTGCAAAGCTGTGTGCAAAAGACTAA
- the rnr gene encoding ribonuclease R, producing the protein MPDFEKKILEYVARPGYTPIREKALLKKVGGSKSTSSEFEQAMQNLQSRKEILVSDSGLIRPVKKEGWIAGIIKKINSGAGYLIPHHKPDDIAHDQRHAGDLYISERDMGDAQTGDEVYATVINRRRSGGQICGRVVEIIERASTTFVGTYFETQGEGYVHVDGKIFNSPIHVGDPGAKGVEPEDKVVIDILHFPSKSYLGQGVISKVLGPHGKPGVDLLSIVYEFGIPMDFPEEVLEAAREQASLFDETKLGNRRDLTNETIVTIDPADARDFDDAISLTQNERGHWVLGVHIADVAHFVKEGSVLDREARRRGTSVYLPGQVIPMLPEIISNGLASLQQDQVRFTKSAFIEFTSDGVPVHTEFVNSAIRVKKRFAYEQVLPIIQERDEEGDRIPRDVRELLKNMHHLAMMLRKRRFAAGALELHLSEVRLTFDDKHRVSGAVEREHDESHQIIEEFMLAANIAVAEGLNDRGLRFLRRVHPSPDYQRQVEFAEFVSALGYTLKKAQSRKDLQRLIEQVHGTAVEQAINYSMLRSLKQAEYTDEELGHYALAVEHYCHFTSPIRRYPDLTIHRMIDEILERPDKGKGQSPQGLRQLGHDLSLRERRAESAERELTKVKLLTWMVENKINTLKTMITGVESFGLFCRGVDVPVEGLLHISRLGKNDYFHQDPAKFSIVGERTGQEFRIGDFLEVEVEKIDLDRRELDFRMPRAEKSGKSKSKSDNGNSKQSGKKPTRASSKGKGAVKKKKNRPGKSQRSKKKKRK; encoded by the coding sequence ATGCCCGATTTTGAGAAGAAGATTCTCGAGTACGTAGCCCGCCCCGGTTACACACCGATTCGGGAAAAAGCGCTGCTGAAAAAAGTGGGAGGCTCCAAGTCAACTTCTTCTGAATTCGAGCAGGCCATGCAGAATCTCCAGTCCCGCAAAGAGATTCTCGTCTCCGATTCGGGGCTGATTCGCCCCGTGAAAAAAGAGGGTTGGATTGCCGGGATTATCAAGAAAATCAATTCCGGGGCCGGGTATCTGATTCCCCATCATAAGCCGGATGACATCGCCCACGACCAGCGTCATGCCGGCGATCTGTATATTTCCGAGCGGGATATGGGGGATGCCCAGACCGGCGATGAGGTTTATGCCACCGTGATCAATCGACGCCGCAGCGGGGGCCAGATCTGTGGTCGCGTCGTGGAGATCATCGAGCGGGCTTCGACGACATTTGTCGGCACTTACTTCGAAACACAGGGCGAAGGTTATGTGCATGTGGACGGCAAGATATTCAACTCGCCGATTCATGTGGGCGATCCGGGGGCGAAAGGTGTCGAACCCGAAGATAAGGTCGTCATCGACATTCTGCATTTCCCTTCAAAGAGCTACCTGGGACAGGGAGTGATTTCCAAAGTCCTGGGGCCACACGGGAAGCCAGGCGTTGATCTGCTGTCCATCGTCTACGAATTCGGCATCCCGATGGACTTTCCGGAAGAGGTCCTGGAGGCGGCTCGAGAGCAGGCGAGCCTGTTTGATGAGACAAAACTGGGGAATCGCCGCGACCTGACCAACGAGACGATCGTGACGATTGACCCTGCGGATGCCCGGGACTTCGATGATGCAATTTCGCTGACTCAGAACGAGCGCGGGCACTGGGTGCTGGGCGTGCATATTGCTGATGTAGCGCACTTTGTCAAAGAGGGGTCTGTACTGGACCGTGAGGCCCGGCGGCGGGGAACCAGTGTGTATCTACCCGGCCAGGTGATTCCGATGCTGCCTGAGATCATTTCAAATGGTCTGGCCAGTCTGCAGCAGGATCAGGTGCGTTTCACCAAATCTGCGTTTATCGAATTTACGTCGGATGGCGTGCCGGTACATACCGAGTTCGTCAATTCCGCGATTCGGGTCAAGAAGCGGTTTGCCTACGAGCAGGTACTGCCCATCATTCAGGAGCGTGACGAGGAAGGGGACCGGATACCCCGGGACGTCCGCGAGCTGCTGAAAAACATGCATCATCTGGCAATGATGCTGCGAAAACGCCGCTTTGCTGCCGGCGCACTGGAGTTGCACCTCTCCGAAGTGCGGCTCACCTTTGACGACAAACATCGTGTGAGTGGTGCCGTTGAACGCGAGCATGATGAAAGCCATCAGATCATCGAAGAGTTCATGCTGGCGGCGAATATTGCGGTCGCGGAAGGACTCAATGATCGGGGACTGCGGTTTTTGCGTCGCGTGCATCCGTCGCCTGACTACCAGCGGCAGGTGGAATTCGCCGAGTTTGTCAGCGCACTGGGTTACACGCTTAAAAAGGCCCAGAGTCGTAAGGACCTGCAGCGTCTGATCGAGCAGGTACATGGAACCGCCGTCGAACAGGCCATCAATTATTCCATGTTACGCAGTCTTAAACAGGCAGAATATACGGATGAAGAGCTCGGGCACTATGCTCTCGCCGTCGAGCATTACTGTCACTTCACCAGCCCGATTCGGCGATACCCGGACCTGACAATTCATCGCATGATCGATGAAATTCTGGAGCGTCCCGACAAAGGGAAAGGGCAGAGCCCCCAAGGGCTGCGTCAACTGGGCCACGACCTCTCGTTGCGTGAACGTCGTGCCGAGTCGGCAGAACGGGAACTGACCAAGGTCAAACTGCTGACCTGGATGGTCGAAAATAAAATCAACACGCTGAAAACGATGATCACGGGAGTGGAGTCGTTCGGGTTGTTCTGCCGGGGTGTGGATGTGCCTGTGGAAGGCTTGTTGCACATCAGCCGACTGGGCAAAAACGATTACTTTCACCAGGATCCAGCCAAATTCAGTATCGTTGGAGAGCGGACAGGTCAGGAGTTCCGGATTGGCGATTTCCTGGAGGTGGAAGTCGAGAAGATCGATCTGGATCGTCGGGAGCTGGATTTCAGAATGCCCCGAGCGGAGAAGTCAGGTAAATCGAAGTCAAAATCAGACAACGGTAATTCGAAGCAGTCGGGTAAAAAGCCGACTCGGGCCTCTTCCAAGGGGAAGGGGGCTGTGAAAAAGAAGAAGAACCGTCCTGGGAAGTCGCAGCGGAGCAAAAAGAAGAAACGCAAGTAG
- a CDS encoding fumarate reductase/succinate dehydrogenase flavoprotein subunit: protein MAESATTVLNSRVPEGPMAEKWDRCKQEMKLVNPANKRKKKIIVVGTGLAGASAAASLAELGYQVQSFCFQDSPRRAHSIAAQGGINAAKNYPNDGDSVWRLFYDTVKGGDFRSREANVHRLAQVSNNIIDQCAAQGVPFARDYGGLLANRSFGGAQVSRTFYARGQTGQQLLLGAYSALMRQVGTGRVKLFPRREMLDLVVVDGVARGIIVRNLITGEFETYSADCVLLATGGYGNAFYLSTNAKGSNVTAAWRCHKRGAFFANPCYTQIHPTCIPVSGDYQSKLTLMSESLRNDGRVWVPKSADDKRRGNEIPDEERDYYLERRYPAFGNLVPRDVASRAAKERCDAGYGVGSTGQAVFLDFRDAIIHDGRHVIETKYGNLFHMYHKITGENPYEVPMRIYPAVHYTMGGLWVDYHLQSTIPGLFVLGEANFSDHGANRLGASALMQGLADGYFVAPYTTGHFLASNSLPEVSTEDEAFKAALANAQDRNSKILGVNGTRSSDSIHRELGHILWEYCGMSRERQGLETAMGKIRDLRDEFWSSVKVLGEGEQLNQNLEHAGRLADFLEFGELMVRDALVREESCGGHFREEHQTPENEALRDDENFCHVAAWEFTGVGNEPVEHREQLEFTEVPLATRSYK from the coding sequence ATGGCCGAGTCGGCTACGACGGTTTTGAATTCTCGAGTTCCTGAAGGTCCCATGGCCGAAAAATGGGATCGTTGTAAGCAGGAGATGAAGCTGGTTAACCCGGCGAATAAACGGAAGAAAAAGATCATTGTGGTGGGAACCGGTCTGGCAGGGGCTTCTGCTGCTGCCTCACTGGCTGAACTGGGCTACCAGGTACAATCGTTCTGTTTTCAGGACTCTCCCCGTCGGGCTCACAGTATTGCCGCCCAGGGGGGGATTAACGCCGCCAAGAACTATCCTAATGACGGCGACAGCGTCTGGCGTCTGTTCTACGATACGGTGAAGGGGGGCGACTTCCGGAGCCGTGAAGCCAACGTGCATCGACTGGCCCAGGTCAGTAACAACATCATCGACCAGTGTGCGGCCCAGGGCGTGCCTTTTGCCCGTGACTACGGCGGGTTGCTGGCCAACCGGTCCTTCGGTGGGGCCCAGGTATCCCGTACCTTTTATGCCCGCGGGCAGACCGGACAGCAGTTGCTGCTGGGGGCTTACAGTGCTTTGATGCGGCAGGTGGGAACCGGACGTGTCAAGCTGTTCCCGCGACGCGAAATGCTGGACCTGGTTGTGGTCGACGGCGTGGCCCGGGGGATTATCGTCCGTAATCTGATCACCGGTGAGTTCGAGACCTATTCGGCCGACTGTGTATTGCTGGCGACCGGTGGTTACGGAAACGCCTTCTACCTTTCGACTAACGCGAAGGGTTCGAATGTGACCGCCGCCTGGCGGTGTCATAAACGGGGGGCGTTCTTTGCGAATCCCTGTTACACACAGATCCACCCGACATGTATCCCCGTGAGTGGCGATTACCAGTCCAAGCTGACTTTGATGAGTGAAAGTCTGCGAAACGACGGCCGGGTCTGGGTTCCCAAATCAGCTGATGATAAGCGTCGCGGTAATGAAATTCCTGATGAAGAACGGGACTATTACCTGGAACGACGTTATCCCGCCTTCGGTAACCTGGTGCCTCGTGACGTGGCATCTCGTGCAGCCAAGGAACGCTGCGATGCCGGTTACGGTGTCGGTTCGACCGGACAGGCAGTCTTCCTGGATTTCCGGGATGCAATTATCCACGACGGAAGACACGTCATCGAAACGAAGTACGGCAACCTGTTCCATATGTATCACAAGATTACCGGCGAAAACCCTTACGAAGTGCCGATGCGGATTTATCCCGCTGTGCACTATACGATGGGGGGACTGTGGGTGGACTATCATCTGCAGAGTACGATTCCCGGTCTGTTCGTGCTGGGCGAAGCGAACTTCTCGGACCACGGTGCCAACCGGCTGGGAGCGTCTGCTTTGATGCAGGGGCTGGCAGACGGTTACTTCGTCGCTCCTTACACAACCGGTCACTTCCTGGCCTCCAACAGTCTGCCTGAGGTTTCAACCGAGGATGAGGCGTTCAAGGCAGCTTTGGCGAATGCCCAGGACAGAAACTCAAAGATTCTGGGAGTCAATGGAACGCGTTCGTCTGACAGCATCCATCGCGAACTGGGACACATCCTCTGGGAATACTGTGGTATGTCTCGCGAACGCCAGGGGCTGGAAACAGCCATGGGCAAGATTCGTGATCTGCGGGATGAGTTCTGGTCGAGCGTGAAAGTGCTGGGCGAGGGCGAGCAGTTGAATCAGAACCTGGAACACGCTGGTCGTCTGGCAGACTTCCTGGAATTTGGTGAGTTGATGGTGCGAGATGCCCTCGTGCGGGAAGAATCCTGCGGTGGTCACTTCCGCGAAGAACATCAGACTCCAGAAAACGAAGCGTTGCGTGACGATGAAAATTTCTGTCACGTGGCTGCCTGGGAATTCACAGGGGTCGGCAATGAGCCGGTCGAACACCGAGAACAATTAGAATTTACTGAAGTACCTCTGGCTACGAGGAGTTATAAATAA
- a CDS encoding succinate dehydrogenase cytochrome b subunit: MVTKLAEKQQSSPSAGGKSATKWIMTLLSSSIGQKFVMGITGLLLCGFLVVHLAGNLLVYVGADAYNKYAKELHSMMLLPVAETGLFLLLFAHIALAFKLTSDNRKARQIAYHEKQSKIQEPPSIFGRTPMGRTSSWMFISGSIILIFLIMHMIDMKLHLNPTVDYKDQSPFGIIVQVLGSGLSAPIYIVGTIVLGFHLSHGFWSAFQSLGLNHPKYTPLIKKLAILFAIVIAAGFVSLPLWGFFIR, translated from the coding sequence ATGGTGACGAAATTGGCTGAGAAACAGCAATCCTCTCCGTCAGCAGGCGGAAAATCAGCGACGAAGTGGATTATGACCCTGCTTTCCTCTTCCATTGGCCAGAAGTTCGTGATGGGCATCACGGGACTTCTCTTGTGCGGCTTCCTGGTCGTGCATCTGGCGGGGAACCTGCTCGTGTATGTCGGCGCAGACGCCTACAACAAATACGCAAAAGAGCTGCACAGCATGATGCTGCTGCCGGTAGCGGAGACGGGACTGTTCCTGCTGCTGTTCGCTCACATTGCACTGGCATTCAAACTGACCAGCGATAACCGCAAGGCACGCCAGATCGCTTATCATGAGAAGCAGAGCAAGATTCAGGAGCCACCTTCCATTTTCGGACGTACTCCGATGGGGCGGACCAGTTCCTGGATGTTCATTTCGGGATCCATCATTCTGATCTTCCTGATCATGCATATGATCGACATGAAACTGCATCTGAACCCAACGGTCGACTACAAAGACCAGTCACCCTTTGGCATTATCGTGCAGGTTCTGGGCAGTGGTTTGAGTGCCCCGATTTATATTGTGGGAACGATTGTCCTCGGATTTCACCTGTCTCATGGATTCTGGAGTGCGTTCCAGTCACTGGGACTGAATCATCCCAAATACACGCCCCTGATCAAGAAACTGGCGATTCTATTTGCGATCGTCATTGCGGCTGGTTTTGTCAGTCTGCCACTCTGGGGCTTTTTTATCCGCTAA
- a CDS encoding 3'-5' exoribonuclease YhaM family protein has product MSRQNINQLKDGDTVNEVYLLVDKQLRANRNASLFLSADLRDASGVVNARMWNVVEDRMQHFQSGNYVQVKGKVHLFQGALQIILTYIEPVSAENLDPAEFQPQASHDVQALLARLREMLLGIENNEVRTLMECFLVDEALMEEFCRAPAGVKTHHAYHGGLIEHVVNLMETAHRIADLYPKADMSLLLAGVFLHDIGKVRELGYENEFIYTDEGQLLGHLIIGVEMLTEKIRAYQEMTGESFPKEAELRLKHMIVSHHGTYEFGSPRLPMTPEAVALHHLDNLDAKVNEFARFIDDDLNSTSSWTPYSPRLQRKLFKGMTED; this is encoded by the coding sequence ATGTCTCGACAAAATATAAATCAACTGAAAGACGGGGATACTGTAAACGAGGTTTATCTGTTAGTTGACAAGCAGTTACGAGCGAATCGGAATGCAAGTCTGTTTCTGTCTGCTGATCTGAGAGATGCGTCGGGTGTCGTCAATGCGCGGATGTGGAATGTTGTTGAAGATCGGATGCAGCACTTTCAATCGGGCAACTACGTTCAGGTGAAAGGTAAAGTGCATCTCTTCCAGGGGGCACTGCAGATCATCCTGACCTACATCGAACCGGTCTCCGCGGAGAATCTGGACCCGGCCGAGTTTCAACCCCAGGCATCACATGATGTGCAGGCGCTGCTGGCGCGGTTACGTGAGATGCTGCTGGGAATTGAAAATAACGAGGTCCGCACTCTGATGGAGTGCTTCCTGGTTGATGAAGCGCTGATGGAAGAGTTCTGTCGGGCTCCGGCCGGTGTGAAGACGCATCATGCCTACCATGGCGGGCTGATCGAGCATGTGGTCAACCTGATGGAGACCGCACATCGGATCGCGGATCTGTATCCCAAGGCTGACATGAGTCTGCTGCTGGCTGGTGTGTTCCTGCACGATATCGGTAAGGTCCGCGAGTTAGGCTACGAGAACGAATTTATTTATACCGATGAAGGACAGCTGCTGGGACACCTGATTATTGGCGTAGAAATGCTGACCGAGAAGATTCGCGCTTACCAGGAAATGACGGGAGAATCTTTCCCCAAGGAAGCGGAATTACGGCTGAAACACATGATTGTAAGCCATCATGGCACCTATGAATTTGGCAGCCCCCGCCTGCCGATGACTCCAGAAGCAGTCGCCCTGCATCATCTGGATAACCTGGATGCGAAAGTCAATGAGTTCGCGCGGTTCATTGACGATGATCTCAATTCGACATCCAGCTGGACTCCCTATTCGCCTCGCCTGCAGCGAAAGCTGTTTAAGGGAATGACTGAGGACTGA
- a CDS encoding proline--tRNA ligase yields the protein MRWSNTLIPTIKEVPSDAEIPSHQLMLRAGLIRQLMAGAYTYLPLGWKSIQKAAQIVREEMDAAGAAELHMPALQPLGLFERTQRKDAFGSVLIQFNVPRGNRQIPMALGPTHEEVVTDLISHCISSYKQLPLTVYQIQTKFRNEERPRFGVLRTSEFLMKDAYSFSSSVEQLDEIYDRMYRAYCRIFARCGLKYLPVEAESGPIGGDASHEFMIPAENGEDSIVYCEASGYAANMERADTGRPTLEIKTPADAGTMEKQATPEATSIEQVSQMLGCEPSQMIKTLIYQADDEPVAVLIRGDHEANEGKIRRALGATTVELADDKTIREVTGAPTGFAGPVGIKCKIIADHDVPLIANAITGANEADAHLVNVNVGRDYELETTYDLRNAAAGDPCPKSGEPLAIVHGIEVGHVFKLGTKYTEALDADFLDEKEKRHPIIMGCYGIGVNRIIAGLAETKHDDKGLIWPLSIAPYEVLVIPLNTKDDEVMQTAERYYEELKAAGIDVLFDDRNARPGVKFNDADLIGIPYRVVIGGKGLKNGEIETKWRTADDAEMIALDAGITPILDALAARKAEEYKAANVPE from the coding sequence GTGCGCTGGTCAAATACGCTGATCCCCACGATTAAAGAAGTCCCCTCCGATGCGGAAATTCCCAGCCATCAGCTGATGCTTCGCGCCGGACTGATCCGACAGTTGATGGCAGGCGCTTACACCTACCTCCCCCTGGGCTGGAAATCGATCCAGAAAGCAGCCCAGATTGTGCGGGAAGAGATGGACGCCGCCGGCGCCGCTGAACTCCACATGCCCGCTCTGCAACCCCTGGGTCTGTTTGAACGCACACAGCGGAAAGATGCATTTGGCTCCGTACTGATCCAGTTCAACGTCCCCCGTGGAAATCGTCAGATCCCTATGGCACTCGGTCCCACACACGAAGAAGTCGTCACCGACCTGATCAGTCACTGCATCAGCAGTTACAAACAGCTGCCGCTGACCGTCTATCAGATTCAAACCAAGTTCCGCAACGAAGAACGCCCCCGCTTCGGCGTGCTGAGAACCAGTGAGTTCCTGATGAAAGACGCCTACAGCTTCAGTTCTTCCGTAGAGCAGTTGGATGAAATCTACGACCGCATGTACCGCGCTTACTGCCGCATCTTTGCCCGCTGTGGTCTGAAGTACCTGCCCGTAGAAGCAGAAAGCGGCCCCATCGGCGGCGATGCCTCGCATGAATTCATGATCCCCGCCGAAAACGGCGAGGACTCGATCGTATACTGCGAAGCCTCTGGATACGCAGCCAACATGGAACGGGCCGACACCGGTCGTCCCACCCTTGAAATCAAAACCCCCGCTGATGCAGGGACCATGGAAAAACAGGCTACTCCTGAGGCAACCAGCATTGAGCAGGTCAGCCAGATGCTGGGCTGTGAACCTTCACAGATGATCAAAACGCTGATCTACCAGGCTGATGACGAACCGGTGGCTGTCCTGATTCGCGGCGACCATGAAGCCAACGAAGGCAAGATTCGCCGTGCCCTGGGTGCGACCACTGTCGAACTGGCTGATGACAAGACCATCCGGGAAGTCACCGGTGCCCCCACCGGTTTCGCCGGTCCTGTGGGAATCAAATGCAAGATCATCGCCGACCATGACGTCCCCCTGATCGCCAATGCCATCACCGGTGCGAACGAAGCCGACGCCCATTTAGTCAATGTGAACGTGGGCCGGGATTATGAACTGGAAACCACCTACGACCTGCGAAACGCTGCCGCCGGTGATCCCTGCCCCAAAAGTGGGGAACCTCTGGCGATCGTGCATGGCATCGAAGTCGGTCACGTCTTCAAACTGGGCACAAAATATACAGAAGCCCTCGACGCCGACTTTCTGGATGAAAAAGAGAAACGTCATCCGATTATCATGGGTTGCTACGGCATCGGCGTAAACCGCATCATCGCCGGTCTCGCTGAGACAAAGCATGATGACAAAGGCCTGATCTGGCCGCTTTCAATTGCTCCCTACGAGGTACTTGTCATTCCTCTGAACACCAAGGATGACGAAGTCATGCAGACTGCAGAGCGCTACTACGAAGAGCTCAAAGCAGCCGGCATCGACGTCCTCTTTGATGACCGTAACGCCCGGCCAGGTGTCAAATTCAATGACGCCGACCTGATTGGGATTCCCTATCGCGTCGTCATCGGCGGTAAGGGACTCAAAAACGGCGAAATCGAAACCAAATGGCGGACCGCAGACGATGCAGAAATGATCGCCCTCGACGCAGGCATCACCCCCATTCTGGATGCTCTCGCGGCCCGCAAAGCGGAAGAATATAAAGCCGCAAACGTACCTGAATAG
- a CDS encoding 3-keto-disaccharide hydrolase — translation MKRNQVWGLALACLASLCLAGSVQAGESGWVELFNGKNLEGWTQHNGTATYKVEDGTIVGTTSEGSPNSFMCTKKNYDDFELEFEVKVADELNSGCQIRSQQKDGDGRVNGPQVEIEASGKNGAEAGYVYGEATGRGWLTPEDRLKPHKTMKDGEWNKFRIVAKGPRIQTWINGKQIEDLTDEAIYKTHPTGFIGLQVHGIKKGTGPYSVAWKNIRIKELD, via the coding sequence ATGAAACGCAATCAAGTATGGGGTTTAGCCCTGGCATGCCTGGCGAGCCTCTGTCTGGCAGGTTCGGTACAGGCTGGTGAATCTGGCTGGGTCGAGCTGTTCAACGGCAAGAATCTCGAAGGCTGGACACAGCATAACGGAACGGCGACCTATAAGGTTGAAGATGGGACGATCGTGGGAACGACCTCTGAAGGCAGCCCCAACTCATTCATGTGCACCAAAAAGAACTACGATGATTTCGAACTGGAATTCGAAGTCAAAGTGGCCGACGAATTGAACTCCGGCTGTCAGATTCGCAGCCAGCAGAAAGACGGCGATGGTCGTGTGAATGGCCCCCAGGTTGAGATCGAAGCCAGCGGTAAGAACGGGGCCGAAGCCGGTTATGTGTACGGCGAAGCCACCGGCCGGGGCTGGTTGACTCCCGAGGATCGTCTGAAACCACATAAAACCATGAAAGATGGTGAGTGGAACAAGTTTCGGATCGTTGCTAAAGGTCCCCGGATCCAGACCTGGATCAATGGTAAGCAGATCGAAGATCTGACGGACGAAGCGATCTATAAGACGCATCCCACAGGCTTCATTGGCCTGCAGGTACACGGCATCAAGAAGGGGACCGGTCCCTATTCGGTTGCCTGGAAAAACATTCGGATCAAAGAACTCGACTAG